In the Flavobacteriales bacterium genome, one interval contains:
- a CDS encoding OmpA family protein, which yields MKIKIWTFIFLLLFGLEIQALNSFSHSVYFDINQSILSAEEFKKFESYIQNVSKENKVIKIEVLGYCDDIEHESIVLNLSKKRSNYIKKKLKQVFDKQELKQINWCHKLDWQSMDTEQINSLLAKYRRIDIVFNIEEYKGSASATIQKGDKFILNGILFKGGEDILLEESMPTLKTLYNELIKNPNLIIQIQGHIYDADFTFKEMSTNEMTLSARRAKRIFDYLLFKGIDESRLSYIGFEGQFPLGKGPKYDRRVEVEIIAV from the coding sequence ATGAAAATTAAAATTTGGACATTTATTTTTTTACTTCTTTTTGGTTTAGAAATTCAAGCCTTAAATTCCTTCAGCCATTCGGTTTATTTTGATATTAATCAAAGTATTTTGAGTGCTGAGGAGTTTAAGAAGTTTGAAAGCTATATCCAAAACGTGTCCAAAGAAAACAAGGTCATTAAAATAGAGGTGTTGGGGTACTGTGACGATATTGAACATGAAAGCATAGTATTGAACTTATCTAAAAAACGCTCTAACTATATCAAGAAAAAATTAAAACAAGTATTTGATAAGCAAGAACTAAAACAGATTAATTGGTGTCATAAGCTAGATTGGCAATCTATGGATACTGAGCAAATAAATTCCCTTTTGGCAAAGTACAGGCGTATTGATATTGTTTTCAATATTGAAGAATACAAAGGCTCTGCTTCAGCTACAATTCAAAAAGGCGACAAATTTATTCTAAACGGTATTCTTTTTAAAGGTGGCGAGGATATCTTACTTGAAGAGTCTATGCCTACTCTCAAAACCTTGTATAATGAGTTGATAAAGAACCCTAATTTGATAATTCAAATTCAAGGGCATATTTATGATGCTGATTTTACCTTTAAAGAAATGTCAACAAATGAAATGACTCTATCGGCCCGTAGAGCCAAACGCATTTTTGATTACCTACTCTTCAAAGGCATTGATGAGTCTAGGTTATCATACATTGGTTTTGAAGGTCAATTCCCTCTTGGCAAAGGCCCTAAGTATGATAGGCGAGTAGAGGTGGAAATAATAGCTGTCTAA
- the ruvB gene encoding Holliday junction branch migration DNA helicase RuvB, producing the protein MNDNLNPERESLSKVDLELDKALRPKQFYDFSGQPKVVENLKVFVSAAKMRGEALDHVLLHGPPGLGKTTLSNIIANEMGVGIKISSGPVLDKPGDLAGLLTNLEEGDILFIDEIHRLSPIVEEYLYSAMEDFKIDIMIESGPNARAVQIELNPFTLIGATTRSGLLTAPLRARFGINSRLEYYKIETLSDIVNRSSSILDISISKSAADEIAGRSRGTPRIANALLRRVRDFAQVKGDGTITLDITHIALDALNVDAHGLDEMDNRILLAIIDKFKGGPVGLTTIATAVGEQSGTIEEVYEPFLIQEGYLMRTPRGRQATEKAYQHLGLNPSSQIGGLFE; encoded by the coding sequence ATGAACGATAATTTAAATCCGGAAAGAGAATCCCTTTCTAAGGTAGATTTAGAACTTGACAAGGCATTACGTCCCAAGCAGTTTTATGATTTTAGTGGTCAACCCAAAGTAGTTGAAAACCTAAAAGTCTTTGTTAGTGCTGCAAAAATGAGAGGCGAAGCACTTGACCACGTTTTATTACATGGTCCTCCAGGATTAGGAAAGACTACCCTCTCAAATATTATTGCCAATGAGATGGGTGTAGGAATTAAAATCAGTTCTGGGCCTGTACTAGACAAACCAGGTGACCTTGCAGGTTTATTGACTAATCTCGAAGAAGGGGATATTTTATTCATTGACGAAATACACCGTTTGAGTCCAATTGTAGAAGAGTATTTATATTCCGCTATGGAAGATTTCAAGATTGATATTATGATTGAGTCAGGGCCAAATGCCAGAGCCGTTCAAATAGAGCTCAATCCCTTTACATTAATCGGCGCTACCACACGCTCAGGCTTGCTTACGGCTCCTCTAAGAGCGCGATTCGGAATCAACTCACGATTAGAGTATTATAAAATTGAAACACTTTCAGACATCGTTAATCGTTCGTCTAGTATTTTAGATATTTCCATTTCAAAATCCGCAGCTGATGAAATTGCAGGGCGAAGCAGAGGAACGCCACGTATTGCTAACGCCTTGTTGCGTCGAGTCAGAGATTTTGCTCAAGTCAAAGGAGACGGAACCATAACTCTTGACATCACTCATATTGCCTTAGACGCCCTAAATGTAGATGCTCATGGACTCGACGAAATGGATAACCGTATTCTATTAGCAATAATTGATAAGTTTAAAGGAGGCCCAGTTGGATTAACTACTATTGCTACGGCAGTTGGAGAACAAAGCGGTACTATTGAAGAAGTGTATGAGCCTTTCCTAATTCAAGAAGGCTATCTTATGCGTACCCCAAGAGGTAGACAAGCTACCGAAAAAGCGTATCAACACTTAGGTTTAAATCCATCTTCACAAATCGGTGGACTCTTCGAATAA
- a CDS encoding cytochrome c oxidase subunit II, with product MTTFLSFLIITLTVIGLVQVVRIIELATKLKGPQDKIITDQDNRYNALAMLIVGLGFTAFVAYSFKLWGHLILPDPVSVHGEGIKLLWDTTMVLILVTFFITQTLLFVFTYKYRGREGNTALFQTHNNKLELLWTSVPAFVLTGLILFGLSTWNNTMVPDTTNAKIVEVYAQQFNWTARYAGDDNQLGRAHYTLIGGVNTLGVDINDSTSFDDKVVREIHLPVNQQVLMKFRSQDVIHSAYLPHFNVQMNCVPGMNTQFAFTPTKTTKEMREDPEMIERMENINDARAKRGDSPVEFDYVLLCNKICGSAHYNMQIKVIVETQEEYDAWLKEQETFKTLVSSN from the coding sequence ATGACTACTTTTTTAAGCTTTTTAATCATAACCCTAACAGTAATTGGACTAGTACAAGTTGTTCGAATAATCGAGTTGGCTACAAAGTTAAAAGGTCCACAAGACAAGATAATTACTGATCAAGATAACCGCTACAATGCACTTGCAATGTTGATAGTAGGTTTAGGATTTACGGCCTTTGTTGCCTATTCTTTCAAGTTATGGGGACATTTAATACTACCTGACCCTGTAAGTGTACACGGTGAAGGGATAAAACTATTGTGGGATACCACTATGGTTCTAATTCTTGTTACCTTTTTCATCACACAAACTTTATTATTTGTATTTACATATAAATACAGAGGTAGAGAAGGAAATACAGCTCTTTTCCAAACCCACAATAATAAATTAGAGTTACTATGGACATCTGTTCCAGCTTTTGTTTTAACAGGTTTAATATTGTTTGGATTAAGCACTTGGAACAATACTATGGTGCCTGATACTACTAACGCAAAAATTGTAGAGGTATATGCTCAACAATTTAACTGGACAGCTCGATATGCTGGAGATGATAATCAGTTAGGTAGAGCTCATTATACCTTGATTGGTGGGGTTAACACTTTGGGTGTTGACATTAACGACTCAACCTCATTTGATGATAAAGTTGTTAGAGAGATTCACCTTCCTGTTAATCAGCAAGTGCTGATGAAGTTTAGGTCTCAAGATGTGATTCATTCAGCATACCTTCCTCATTTTAATGTACAGATGAACTGTGTCCCAGGTATGAATACTCAATTTGCGTTTACGCCAACCAAGACAACCAAAGAAATGAGGGAAGATCCTGAGATGATTGAGCGTATGGAAAATATTAACGATGCAAGAGCAAAACGAGGCGATTCTCCTGTTGAATTTGATTATGTTCTACTTTGCAATAAAATTTGTGGTTCTGCCCACTACAATATGCAGATTAAAGTAATTGTTGAAACCCAAGAAGAATATGATGCTTGGCTTAAGGAACAAGAGACTTTCAAGACTCTAGTAAGTTCAAACTAA
- a CDS encoding cbb3-type cytochrome c oxidase subunit I: MSDNHEHHHEETFISKYVFSTDHKMIAKQFLITAMVMGVIAILMSVFFRMQLAWPAEGYPILETFLGKWAPDGVMDPNIYLALVTIHGTIMVFFVLTGGLSGTFFNLLIPLQIGARDMASGFLNMLSYWFFFVSSVVMVISLFVTSGPAAAGWTIYPPLSALPQAMPGSGLGMTLWLVSMSLFIVSALLGGLNYIVTILNLRTKGMSMTRLPLTMWAFLVTAILGVLSFPVLLSAALLLIFDRGFGTAFYLSDIMIQGEMLTQTGGSPVLFQHLFWFLGHPEVYIVLLPALGITSEVVSTSSRKPIFGYRAMVGSILAIGFLSFIVWGHHMFMTGMNPFLGSVFTFTTLLIAIPSAVKVFNYLTTLWKGNIQFTPAMLFSIGLVSTFISGGLTGLILGDSALDINVHDTYFVVAHFHIVMGLSAIFGMFAGVYHWFPKMYGKMMNKNLGYVHFWLTFISAYGVFYPMHFVGLAGVPRRYYSNTAFPMFDGLVEINELITVFAILGAVAQVFFFFNFFYSIYRGKDAPQNPWRSNTLEWTTPTHDRIHGNWPGEIPSVHRWAYDYSKPGADEDFVSQIVPLKEGEEEH; this comes from the coding sequence ATGTCAGATAATCACGAACACCACCACGAAGAAACATTCATTTCCAAGTACGTTTTTAGTACTGACCATAAGATGATTGCTAAGCAATTTCTTATTACGGCGATGGTAATGGGTGTCATTGCGATTTTAATGTCTGTATTTTTCAGAATGCAATTGGCATGGCCCGCAGAAGGCTACCCTATACTTGAAACATTTTTAGGTAAGTGGGCTCCTGATGGGGTAATGGATCCAAATATCTATTTAGCATTAGTAACCATTCACGGAACAATCATGGTGTTCTTTGTATTGACTGGCGGACTTAGTGGTACATTTTTTAACCTACTTATTCCACTGCAAATTGGAGCAAGAGATATGGCATCAGGATTCCTGAATATGTTATCCTATTGGTTCTTCTTTGTATCTTCAGTAGTTATGGTTATATCCTTATTTGTGACCTCTGGACCCGCAGCTGCTGGTTGGACTATTTATCCGCCATTGAGTGCCTTGCCACAAGCCATGCCTGGCTCTGGTTTAGGAATGACGCTTTGGTTAGTGAGTATGTCTTTATTTATTGTTTCAGCATTATTAGGTGGACTAAACTATATTGTAACTATACTGAACTTGAGAACTAAAGGAATGTCAATGACTAGACTCCCTCTAACAATGTGGGCGTTTTTAGTAACGGCAATTTTAGGTGTGTTATCTTTCCCAGTATTATTATCAGCAGCTTTATTGTTGATTTTCGATAGAGGGTTTGGTACAGCCTTTTACCTATCAGACATCATGATTCAAGGTGAAATGTTGACACAAACGGGCGGTTCTCCGGTATTGTTCCAACACTTATTCTGGTTTTTAGGACACCCTGAGGTATATATTGTATTACTACCTGCACTAGGTATTACGTCAGAGGTAGTATCTACCAGTTCTCGTAAGCCTATATTTGGTTATAGAGCGATGGTTGGCTCTATCTTAGCTATCGGTTTCCTATCCTTTATAGTATGGGGTCACCATATGTTTATGACAGGAATGAACCCATTTTTAGGTTCTGTATTTACATTCACAACTTTATTAATTGCTATTCCTTCGGCAGTAAAGGTGTTTAACTACCTTACTACTCTTTGGAAAGGAAACATACAATTTACTCCTGCAATGCTATTCTCAATAGGTTTGGTTTCTACCTTTATTTCTGGTGGACTAACAGGGCTTATCTTAGGAGATAGTGCATTAGATATAAATGTACATGATACTTACTTTGTAGTGGCTCACTTCCATATTGTAATGGGACTGTCTGCTATCTTCGGGATGTTTGCTGGAGTATATCATTGGTTCCCAAAAATGTATGGTAAGATGATGAATAAAAACCTTGGTTATGTTCACTTTTGGCTAACCTTCATTTCTGCCTATGGTGTGTTCTACCCCATGCATTTTGTAGGCTTGGCAGGTGTACCAAGACGATATTACTCTAACACTGCTTTCCCAATGTTTGACGGATTAGTAGAAATCAATGAGTTGATAACGGTCTTTGCTATTTTAGGAGCAGTTGCTCAGGTATTCTTCTTCTTCAATTTCTTCTACAGTATTTACAGAGGAAAAGACGCTCCACAAAACCCATGGCGTTCGAATACATTAGAATGGACAACACCTACACACGACAGAATACACGGTAACTGGCCAGGTGAAATACCTAGCGTTCACCGTTGGGCATACGACTACAGTAAGCCAGGTGCTGATGAAGATTTTGTATCTCAAATAGTGCCGCTCAAAGAGGGTGAAGAAGAACATTAG
- a CDS encoding quinol:cytochrome C oxidoreductase, which produces MYTVTKNTRLISYALMLVGLLATIFGFVNDAHRAWPSLMVNNYFFLAISAFAIFFIALQYASEAAWATPFKRVAEGITSYFIVGGIIMLFIIIAGKMHWNHIWHWMADGIMDPNDEHYDAIIAGKEGYLNFPFFFLRAVAYILGWWYAAKRLIELSRREDAEGGLKSYKASITTSVIFIVFFGYTSSMMAWDWIMSIDTHWFSTLFGWFVFSSMGVTGFTMIAMIAIFLKRKGYLEQVNENHIHDLGKWIFAFSILWTYMWFSQFMLIWYSNIPEEVTYYMARWDNYNALFWITSVINFIFPLLILMSRDSKRNFGYVMTVGVIVLIGHWCNVFLLIEPGVMKDHWHIGFTEIGMFAGFLGLFLLIVNKALTKAPLFVKNHPFADESVHHHI; this is translated from the coding sequence ATGTACACAGTAACTAAAAATACCAGATTAATCTCTTACGCTTTAATGCTAGTGGGTTTATTAGCCACTATCTTTGGTTTTGTTAACGATGCTCATAGAGCTTGGCCTAGCTTGATGGTTAATAACTATTTTTTCTTAGCCATTTCTGCATTTGCTATTTTCTTTATCGCATTGCAGTATGCTTCAGAGGCAGCTTGGGCAACACCTTTTAAGCGTGTAGCAGAAGGAATTACTTCTTACTTTATCGTTGGTGGTATCATTATGTTATTCATAATTATTGCAGGTAAGATGCACTGGAATCACATATGGCACTGGATGGCAGATGGTATTATGGATCCAAATGACGAACATTATGACGCCATTATTGCGGGTAAAGAAGGCTACCTTAATTTCCCTTTTTTCTTCCTAAGAGCTGTAGCCTATATCTTAGGATGGTGGTATGCTGCTAAACGACTCATTGAATTGTCAAGAAGAGAAGATGCTGAAGGAGGATTAAAAAGCTATAAAGCAAGCATAACCACATCAGTAATATTCATAGTTTTCTTTGGTTACACCTCTTCTATGATGGCTTGGGATTGGATAATGTCGATTGATACTCACTGGTTTAGTACATTGTTTGGATGGTTTGTTTTCTCCTCTATGGGAGTAACTGGCTTTACGATGATTGCAATGATTGCGATATTCCTAAAACGAAAAGGTTATTTAGAGCAGGTTAATGAAAACCATATCCATGATTTAGGTAAATGGATTTTTGCATTTAGCATTTTATGGACGTATATGTGGTTCTCTCAGTTTATGCTAATTTGGTACTCTAATATCCCAGAAGAAGTAACATATTACATGGCACGTTGGGATAACTACAATGCTTTATTTTGGATTACATCCGTTATCAACTTCATATTCCCTTTATTAATTTTAATGAGTCGAGACAGCAAAAGAAATTTTGGCTATGTAATGACCGTTGGTGTTATAGTTTTAATTGGACATTGGTGTAATGTGTTTTTGTTGATTGAGCCTGGTGTAATGAAAGATCACTGGCATATTGGGTTCACTGAAATAGGTATGTTTGCTGGATTTTTAGGCTTATTCCTACTCATTGTAAATAAAGCCTTAACAAAGGCACCATTATTTGTAAAGAATCACCCTTTTGCTGATGAGAGTGTTCATCATCACATATAG
- a CDS encoding cytochrome c has protein sequence MKTVSTKILLIAVPFLAISLFFSSCSNNEDGRPGYEFMPDMYRSPSLEIYSSNTFFKDSLNARQPVEGTMPRGFVAFDYDNTLEDYLLAGNELKNPFENSEENLEKGKKLYQMFCTHCHGKNGDGKGSITHPVYGAIPGYADDVMIRRTGGNMNTLADGNIYHAIYYGLNAMGPHNTQLNDTERWLITMYVKELQKGN, from the coding sequence ATGAAAACAGTATCTACTAAAATCCTTCTAATAGCGGTACCTTTTTTAGCGATATCGTTGTTTTTCTCGTCTTGTTCTAATAATGAGGATGGAAGACCTGGTTATGAATTTATGCCAGATATGTACCGTTCGCCTTCTTTAGAAATATATTCGTCAAATACCTTTTTCAAAGACAGTCTCAATGCACGTCAGCCTGTTGAGGGAACCATGCCACGTGGTTTTGTAGCCTTTGATTACGATAATACTCTAGAAGATTATCTTTTAGCGGGAAATGAATTGAAAAACCCTTTTGAAAACTCTGAAGAGAATTTAGAGAAAGGAAAAAAGTTATATCAAATGTTTTGTACCCATTGCCATGGAAAAAATGGTGACGGTAAAGGAAGCATTACACATCCAGTATATGGTGCTATCCCTGGTTATGCTGATGATGTGATGATTCGAAGAACTGGAGGAAATATGAACACTCTAGCAGATGGTAATATTTACCATGCAATCTATTATGGATTAAACGCTATGGGACCGCATAACACTCAGTTGAACGATACTGAAAGATGGCTAATTACCATGTACGTTAAAGAATTACAAAAAGGAAACTAA
- the nrfD gene encoding polysulfide reductase NrfD — MQKESPIREPLILGNKSYHDITVDVAKPVLAKANKMWWIVFGISLVLFVWWILSVGYTIGIGIGVWGLNKTVGWAWDITNFVWWVGIGHAGTLISAVLLLFRQKWRLSINRSAEAMTIFAVVQAAMFPLIHMGRPWLGYFVFPIPNTFGSLWVNFNSPLLWDVFAISTYFSVSFVFWYVGLIPDFAMIRDKVNEKYWPLRKKVYSILSFGWSGRAKDWQRFEEVSLVLAGLATPLVFSVHSIVSFDFATSVIPGWHTTIFPPYFVAGAVFSGFAMVQTLLLVMRKVVGLEAYITIKHVEYMNIVIMLTGNLVGIAYLTELFMAWYSGVEFEQYAFLNRATGPYWWAYWSMMTCNVISPQLMWFKKLRTNIVFTFILALFVNIGMWFERFVIIVTSIHRDYLPSSWSMFSPTYVDIGIFVGSIGFFFVLFLLYSRTFPVIAQAELKTIVKSSSEQYKK, encoded by the coding sequence ATGCAAAAAGAAAGCCCTATAAGAGAGCCACTAATTTTAGGTAATAAAAGTTACCATGATATTACTGTTGACGTTGCTAAGCCCGTATTGGCTAAAGCCAACAAAATGTGGTGGATTGTATTTGGAATCTCATTAGTCTTATTTGTTTGGTGGATTTTATCTGTTGGATACACAATAGGTATAGGAATTGGTGTTTGGGGATTGAACAAAACTGTTGGATGGGCATGGGATATTACTAACTTCGTTTGGTGGGTGGGTATCGGTCATGCTGGAACGCTTATCTCAGCCGTACTATTACTGTTTAGACAGAAGTGGAGATTATCTATTAACCGTTCTGCAGAAGCGATGACTATTTTCGCAGTCGTTCAGGCGGCAATGTTCCCATTGATTCACATGGGACGTCCTTGGTTAGGCTATTTTGTGTTCCCTATTCCAAACACATTTGGATCATTATGGGTAAACTTTAATTCACCATTACTTTGGGACGTTTTTGCAATTTCAACCTATTTCTCTGTTTCTTTTGTATTCTGGTATGTTGGTTTAATTCCTGACTTTGCCATGATTAGAGATAAGGTTAATGAAAAGTATTGGCCTTTACGTAAAAAGGTATACAGTATTCTATCGTTTGGCTGGAGCGGAAGAGCTAAAGATTGGCAGCGATTTGAGGAAGTATCATTGGTATTAGCAGGTTTAGCTACTCCACTTGTATTCTCAGTACACTCTATTGTATCTTTTGACTTCGCAACCTCTGTTATCCCTGGATGGCATACTACTATATTCCCACCGTACTTTGTTGCTGGAGCAGTATTCTCTGGTTTTGCGATGGTACAAACCCTACTATTAGTGATGAGAAAAGTTGTTGGTCTTGAAGCTTACATTACTATAAAGCACGTAGAGTACATGAATATAGTTATCATGTTAACAGGTAACTTGGTAGGCATTGCTTACCTAACTGAGCTTTTCATGGCTTGGTATTCAGGTGTGGAATTTGAGCAATATGCTTTCTTAAATAGAGCTACTGGCCCTTATTGGTGGGCATATTGGAGTATGATGACGTGTAACGTTATCTCACCTCAATTAATGTGGTTCAAAAAATTAAGAACCAACATCGTATTTACATTTATATTAGCATTGTTTGTAAACATAGGTATGTGGTTTGAGCGATTTGTAATTATTGTAACATCTATTCACCGTGATTATTTACCATCAAGTTGGAGTATGTTCTCTCCGACTTATGTAGACATAGGTATTTTTGTGGGGTCAATTGGTTTCTTCTTTGTACTATTCCTATTGTATTCAAGAACATTCCCAGTAATTGCACAAGCCGAATTGAAAACGATTGTAAAATCTTCTAGTGAACAATATAAAAAGTAA
- a CDS encoding DUF3341 domain-containing protein, whose translation MSKKVIYGIFDDEEVLLKSVKEVRSKDISIKEVYSPFPIHGLDHALGLERTRLAIAAFIYGAIGCALAIWMTYYIMILDWPQNIGGKPSFAYYLNMPAFVPIIFEMTVLFSAHLMVITYLFKSKLFPGQESSSPDPRTTDDKFLMEIESDDDKKISDLLKKTGATEINVKDIA comes from the coding sequence ATGAGTAAAAAAGTCATTTACGGAATATTTGATGATGAAGAAGTTCTTCTTAAAAGTGTAAAAGAAGTTCGTTCAAAAGATATTTCCATTAAAGAAGTTTATTCGCCATTTCCTATTCACGGACTTGACCATGCCCTAGGCTTGGAAAGAACTCGATTGGCAATAGCGGCCTTCATCTATGGAGCTATAGGTTGTGCTTTAGCAATATGGATGACTTACTACATTATGATTTTAGACTGGCCTCAAAATATTGGTGGTAAACCAAGTTTTGCATACTATTTAAATATGCCGGCATTCGTTCCTATTATCTTTGAAATGACTGTATTATTCTCAGCCCATTTAATGGTAATAACTTATTTGTTTAAATCTAAACTATTTCCTGGCCAGGAGTCATCTAGCCCTGACCCACGTACAACAGATGATAAATTCCTAATGGAAATTGAATCTGATGATGATAAGAAAATCAGTGATTTATTAAAAAAGACTGGTGCAACAGAAATTAACGTTAAAGACATTGCATAA